Proteins encoded together in one Lathyrus oleraceus cultivar Zhongwan6 chromosome 5, CAAS_Psat_ZW6_1.0, whole genome shotgun sequence window:
- the LOC127083312 gene encoding uncharacterized protein LOC127083312 isoform X1, with translation MASTEPSNNTETEEESDAFHRKRARRVSFADNEITSVHIFRPDDDHSTSSSEVPPENLGLFRELGGDSDDEDAERNRNPTEEAADHRNSFLQPIGPPSPGGSSTNLEDEDTDDDEFRGPVSTDFIKPGRLSDSGVSDDITMDSTAFSMHYRSLARSDSGDLKTPTRFDATMTTPGQNSDTLGSYMELTDGEKKAPQSPVLRSGSGDSDYMSIVGQSETYDYARLSPGLVAILAYGSKDLDGVSPLGSKATHSPIANDTGVLSNLECSVNSPARQITHDTAVASTSESSTKNTKEFVNDATPLASKQLDSAKANRGTPPKMDEGDKLDLAAKYEQGFCEVPVNESSSKDRGQGTDTKHKSDQNTKEFVNAETPLACKQLDFAKANRGTPPKMDEGDKFDLAAKYEQGFCEVPVNESNSKDRGQGTDTNHKSDQVTGNHPIHEFTALSHSANKLLFVGSPDSFRCTGNITPPLEESGLPVAEVCVANSATLSSIGKSISKLKTPKTTPNTSTLEEGIDKLKHRFSKDRRQGTDTNHKSDQVTGSHVHEFTTLSHSANKLVFMGSPDSFRCTGNITPPLEESGLPVPEVHVANSVTLSSIRKSISKLKIPKTTPNASTLKEGIDKLKHRLSNYSPGTSLFSERDFENKQVGTLTAPLEEQPFSLNLENNMHRSLITTDDHVVDSLINISKLSQNTETVAIKTDEETVATKTDEETVATKKDEEKNCLVSANVSDNDKNLKPVDTGASPLLKTHITRVADFDMADGTAEKRKDEILTAMHAKPFSSPVKSFDHALSPSVECQSNRHGELKQMEMQNEYVNSGLGQTIEYDRRTVAKKLDLSGVGNSEQPSSPFEDAQGALKGKLGRSPKRFLNLSSPIKAATTVLPSLQETPSDIRDLSHRIDSDGHGVDLDNNYHRTLQAPQSLTKTGIEVSSGGKREASEILSNGDNRQKGKVSSFDAIQEATTVLPSLQKPTSDIRDLSQRYNFDGHGVGFNNSHHPEFQVSQSPLTKTGIEVSSGKKRKGFILSDGDNVDRIGRIDRSPEVHMRGNGDLPFVLEQTRYMRSEREKFGDQTWNDWDQILPRFSTSTEQLLSPSFAKLNLRSIGMLEDILVNLQKVKKWDILSSEIHSQEFADPQNTRHKRVVEVKMLLFNIVYKRAKLQLMNVKRDRLLKKAQQLSSGLQETQMIKNSMLCSAQGGPVDIQADDSHINTRLFDSQGNCQVSCNKGMEVRQELESLNQKAKSLSEFFYSHCKMEGDQSCTNILKSVPDYLEKRTSYKLVFQKLKLWDIEDFERKDDYHLITLNYRGYIIQRFTVNAGLSSIIVSNSLNDVNIGKTYPNMDAFSAFLFALNPLTTSKCTGQISMAQETQITGSLLSNLLDVVEEVQLARMEIGNLIEAKFNSQSVHQLDLQLFFIDFLGGKKVQVILNMTCLKCGAYPAEVLPSQIYDSAVSRDQKALPSLLVDEIRTAAESVGVGYSRIIRLCRCISQVVRGCTRGI, from the exons ATGGCATCAACTGAACCTTCCAACAACACCGAAACCGAAGAAGAGTCAGATGCGTTCCACAGGAAAAGGGCACGCCGCGTCAGCTTCGCCGACAATGAAATCACCTCCGTCCACATCTTCCGTCCCGATGACGACCACTCCACCTCCTCCTCCGAGGTTCCTCCCGAAAATTTAGGTCTCTTCCGCGAACTTGGTGGAGACAGCGACGATGAAGACGCCGAACGCAACCGAAACCCCACTGAGGAAGCCGCCGATCACAGGAACTCTTTCCTGCAACCAATCGGCCCCCCCTCTCCCGGCGGCAGCAGCACTAACCTCGAAGACGAAGACACTGATG ATGATGAATTTCGCGGCCCCGTGTCTACTGATTTCATCAAACCGGGACGGTTATCAGACTCGGGTGTCTCAGATGACATCACCATGGATTCAACAGCCTTTTCCATGCATTACCGGAGTCTCGCCCGCTCTGATTCCGGGGATCTCAAGACGCCGACTAGGTTTGACGCGACCATGACTACACCCGGTCAAAACAGCGACACTTTGGGTAGTTACATGGAACTCACGGACGGTGAAAAGAAAGCACCTCAGTCTCCAGTATTGAGGAGCGGCAGTGGGGACTCAGATTACATGAGCATAGTGGGACAATCAGAAACTTATGATTATGCAAGACTCTCTCCTGGGTTGGTTGCAATTTTGGCTTATGGAAGCAAGGATTTGGATGGTGTCTCCCCATTGGGTTCAAAAGCCACACATTCACCAATTGCAAATGATACTGGGGTTTTATCCAACTTGGAATGTTCAGTTAATTCTCCTGCTCGTCAAATCACTCATGATACTGCAGTTGCTTCGACTTCTGAATCTTCAACCAAG AACACTAAGGAGTTTGTCAATGATGCAACTCCGTTAGCTTCTAAACAATTGGACTCTGCTAAGGCTAATAGAGGAACCCCGCCAAAGATGGACGAAGGTGATAAGTTAGATTTGGCTGCTAAGTATGAACAGGGTTTTTGCGAAGTCCCTGTAAACGAGAGTAGTTCTAAAGACAGGGGACAAGGAACTGACACTAAACATAAGTCTGATCAGAACACTAAGGAGTTTGTCAATGCTGAAACTCCGTTAGCTTGTAAACAATTGGACTTTGCTAAGGCTAATAGAGGAACCCCACCAAAGATGGATGAAGGTGATAAGTTCGATTTGGCTGCTAAGTATGAACAGGGTTTTTGCGAAGTCCCCGTAAACGAGAGTAACTCTAAAGACAGGGGACAGGGAACTGACACTAATCATAAGTCTGATCAAGTTACTGGAAATCATCCCATACACGAGTTTACAGCATTGTCACATTCTGCAAATAAACTACTATTTGTGGGCTCTCCTGATTCATTTAGATGTACTGGAAATATAACACCCCCCTTAGAGGAATCTGGTTTGCCTGTGGCCGAGGTATGTGTCGCAAATAGTGCAACTTTGTCGTCCATAGGTAAAAGCATTTCAAAGTTGAAAACTCCTAAGACTACTCCCAACACATCTACTCTCGAAGAAGGAATTGACAAATTGAAACACAGGTTTTCAAAAGACAGGAGACAAGGAACTGACACTAATCATAAGTCTGATCAAGTTACTGGAAGTCATGTACACGAGTTTACAACATTGTCACATTCTGCAAATAAACTAGTGTTTATGGGTTCTCCTGATTCATTCAGATGTACTGGAAATATAACTCCCCCCTTAGAGGAATCTGGTTTGCCTGTGCCCGAGGTACATGTCGCAAATAGTGTGACTTTGTCGTCCATACGGAAAAGCATTTCAAAGTTGAAAATTCCTAAGACTACTCCCAACGCATCTACTCTCAAAGAAGGAATTGACAAATTGAAACACAGGTTATCAAATTACTCTCCAGGGACTTCTTTATTTAGTGAAAGAGATTTTGAAAACAAGCAGGTTGGAACTCTTACCGCTCCTTTGGAAGAACAGCCATTTAGTTTAAATTTGGAGAATAACATGCATCGAAGTTTGATCACTACTGATGATCATGTTGTTGATTCTTTGATAAATATTAGCAAGTTGAGCCAAAATACAGAAACTGTGGCCATCAAAACGGATGAAGAAACTGTGGCCACCAAAACGGATGAAGAAACTGTGGCCACCAAAAAGGATGAGGAAAAAAATTGTTTGGTTTCAGCCAATGTTTCTGACAATGATAAAAATCTCAAGCCTGTGGATACTGGCGCTTCTCCCTTGCTTAAGACTCATATAACAAGAGTTGCAGATTTTGACATGGCTGATGGCACAGCTGAAAAAAGAAAAGATGAAATTCTAACTGCTATGCATGCCAAACCTTTTTCTTCTCCTGTAAAATCATTTGACCATGCTTTATCACCATCTGTAGAATGTCAAAGTAATCGCCATGGTGAGTTGAAGCAAATGGAAATGCAGAATGAGTATGTTAATAGTGGTTTAGGACAAACCATTGAATATGACCGACGGACTGTAGCCAAAAAATTGGATTTGTCTGGTGTTGGAAACAGCGAACAACCTAGCTCACCTTTTGAGGATGCACAG GGGGCATTAAAGGGAAAACTGGGCAGGAGTCCTAAAAGATTTCTAAATCTAAGCAGCCCTATTAAAGCAGCAACAACTGTGTTGCCCTCCCTGCAAGAGACTCCCAGTGATATCCGTGACCTGTCTCACAGGATTGATTCTGATGGGCATGGTGTTGATCTTGATAACAACTACCATCGGACACTCCAAGCACCTCAGAGTCTTACCAAAACTGGTATCGAGGTTTCTTCTGGGGGAAAAAGGGAAGCTTCCGAGATATTAAGTAATGGAGACAATAGACAAAAAGGAAAGGTTTCTTCC TTCGATGCTATCCAAGAAGCAACAACTGTGTTGCCCTCCCTGCAAAAGCCTACCAGTGATATTCGAGATCTGTCTCAGAGGTATAATTTTGATGGACATGGTGTTGGTTTTAATAACAGCCACCATCCGGAATTCCAAGTTTCCCAGAGTCCTCTTACGAAAACTGGTATTGAGGTTTCTTCTGGGAAAAAGAGGAAGGGTTTCATATTAAGTGATGGAGACAATGTAGATAGGATAGGGAGGATTGACAGAAGTCCAGAGGTTCATATGCGTGGGAATGGAGATCTACCATTTGTTTTGGAGCAAACACGTTATATGAGAAGTGAAAGAGAAAAGTTTGGAGATCAGACGTGGAATGATTGGGACCAA ATTCTACCAAGATTCTCAACCAGCACAGAACAGTTGCTTTCTCCGTCGTTTGCTAAGCTAAATTTGAGATCG ATTGGCATGCTGGAGGATATTTTGGTTAATCTGCAGAAAGTTAAGAAATGGGATATTCTGTCTTCTGAAATTCATTCTCAG GAATTTGCAGATCCTCAAAATACCCGACACAAAAG AGTTGTGGAAGTGAAAATGTTGCTTTTTAATATTGTATATAAGAGGgccaagctacaattaatgaatGTTAAGCGTGACAGATTACTG AAAAAGGCACAACAGCTGAGTTCTGGGCTTCAAGAGACTCAGATGATAAAAAATTCAATGCTATGTTCTGCTCAGGGTGGACCGGTTGACATTCAAGCTGATGATAGTCATATCAATACAAGACTTTTTGATTCCCAAGGAAACTGTCAG GTTTCTTGCAATAAAGGGATGGAAGTGAGGCAGGAGCTTGAAAGTTTGAATCAGAAAGCAAAATCTTTAAGTGAATTCTTTTATAGTCACTGCAAGATGGAAGGGGATCAAAGCTGTACGAACATCCTCAAATCTGTTCCTGATTATTTGGAAAAGAGAACGTCTTATAAGTTGGTTTTCCAGAAATTGAAG TTGTGGGATATTGAAGATTTTGAGCGTAAGGATGATTATCACCTAATAACTCTCAACTATCGCGGATATATCATCCAAAG GTTCACAGTAAATGCTGGTCTATCAAGCATTATAGTATCAAATAGCTTGAATGATGTGAATATTGGAAAG ACCTATCCAAATATGGATGCTTTCTCTGCATTTCTGTTTGCTTTAAATCCACTTACCACTAGCAAATGCACAGGTCAAATCAGTATGGCACAAGAAACACAA
- the LOC127083312 gene encoding uncharacterized protein LOC127083312 isoform X2, producing the protein MASTEPSNNTETEEESDAFHRKRARRVSFADNEITSVHIFRPDDDHSTSSSEVPPENLGLFRELGGDSDDEDAERNRNPTEEAADHRNSFLQPIGPPSPGGSSTNLEDEDTDDDEFRGPVSTDFIKPGRLSDSGVSDDITMDSTAFSMHYRSLARSDSGDLKTPTRFDATMTTPGQNSDTLGSYMELTDGEKKAPQSPVLRSGSGDSDYMSIVGQSETYDYARLSPGLVAILAYGSKDLDGVSPLGSKATHSPIANDTGVLSNLECSVNSPARQITHDTAVASTSESSTKNTKEFVNDATPLASKQLDSAKANRGTPPKMDEGDKFDLAAKYEQGFCEVPVNESNSKDRGQGTDTNHKSDQVTGNHPIHEFTALSHSANKLLFVGSPDSFRCTGNITPPLEESGLPVAEVCVANSATLSSIGKSISKLKTPKTTPNTSTLEEGIDKLKHRFSKDRRQGTDTNHKSDQVTGSHVHEFTTLSHSANKLVFMGSPDSFRCTGNITPPLEESGLPVPEVHVANSVTLSSIRKSISKLKIPKTTPNASTLKEGIDKLKHRLSNYSPGTSLFSERDFENKQVGTLTAPLEEQPFSLNLENNMHRSLITTDDHVVDSLINISKLSQNTETVAIKTDEETVATKTDEETVATKKDEEKNCLVSANVSDNDKNLKPVDTGASPLLKTHITRVADFDMADGTAEKRKDEILTAMHAKPFSSPVKSFDHALSPSVECQSNRHGELKQMEMQNEYVNSGLGQTIEYDRRTVAKKLDLSGVGNSEQPSSPFEDAQGALKGKLGRSPKRFLNLSSPIKAATTVLPSLQETPSDIRDLSHRIDSDGHGVDLDNNYHRTLQAPQSLTKTGIEVSSGGKREASEILSNGDNRQKGKVSSFDAIQEATTVLPSLQKPTSDIRDLSQRYNFDGHGVGFNNSHHPEFQVSQSPLTKTGIEVSSGKKRKGFILSDGDNVDRIGRIDRSPEVHMRGNGDLPFVLEQTRYMRSEREKFGDQTWNDWDQILPRFSTSTEQLLSPSFAKLNLRSIGMLEDILVNLQKVKKWDILSSEIHSQEFADPQNTRHKRVVEVKMLLFNIVYKRAKLQLMNVKRDRLLKKAQQLSSGLQETQMIKNSMLCSAQGGPVDIQADDSHINTRLFDSQGNCQVSCNKGMEVRQELESLNQKAKSLSEFFYSHCKMEGDQSCTNILKSVPDYLEKRTSYKLVFQKLKLWDIEDFERKDDYHLITLNYRGYIIQRFTVNAGLSSIIVSNSLNDVNIGKTYPNMDAFSAFLFALNPLTTSKCTGQISMAQETQITGSLLSNLLDVVEEVQLARMEIGNLIEAKFNSQSVHQLDLQLFFIDFLGGKKVQVILNMTCLKCGAYPAEVLPSQIYDSAVSRDQKALPSLLVDEIRTAAESVGVGYSRIIRLCRCISQVVRGCTRGI; encoded by the exons ATGGCATCAACTGAACCTTCCAACAACACCGAAACCGAAGAAGAGTCAGATGCGTTCCACAGGAAAAGGGCACGCCGCGTCAGCTTCGCCGACAATGAAATCACCTCCGTCCACATCTTCCGTCCCGATGACGACCACTCCACCTCCTCCTCCGAGGTTCCTCCCGAAAATTTAGGTCTCTTCCGCGAACTTGGTGGAGACAGCGACGATGAAGACGCCGAACGCAACCGAAACCCCACTGAGGAAGCCGCCGATCACAGGAACTCTTTCCTGCAACCAATCGGCCCCCCCTCTCCCGGCGGCAGCAGCACTAACCTCGAAGACGAAGACACTGATG ATGATGAATTTCGCGGCCCCGTGTCTACTGATTTCATCAAACCGGGACGGTTATCAGACTCGGGTGTCTCAGATGACATCACCATGGATTCAACAGCCTTTTCCATGCATTACCGGAGTCTCGCCCGCTCTGATTCCGGGGATCTCAAGACGCCGACTAGGTTTGACGCGACCATGACTACACCCGGTCAAAACAGCGACACTTTGGGTAGTTACATGGAACTCACGGACGGTGAAAAGAAAGCACCTCAGTCTCCAGTATTGAGGAGCGGCAGTGGGGACTCAGATTACATGAGCATAGTGGGACAATCAGAAACTTATGATTATGCAAGACTCTCTCCTGGGTTGGTTGCAATTTTGGCTTATGGAAGCAAGGATTTGGATGGTGTCTCCCCATTGGGTTCAAAAGCCACACATTCACCAATTGCAAATGATACTGGGGTTTTATCCAACTTGGAATGTTCAGTTAATTCTCCTGCTCGTCAAATCACTCATGATACTGCAGTTGCTTCGACTTCTGAATCTTCAACCAAG AACACTAAGGAGTTTGTCAATGATGCAACTCCGTTAGCTTCTAAACAATTGGACTCTGCTAAGGCTAATAGAGGAACCCCGCCAAAGATGGACGAAG GTGATAAGTTCGATTTGGCTGCTAAGTATGAACAGGGTTTTTGCGAAGTCCCCGTAAACGAGAGTAACTCTAAAGACAGGGGACAGGGAACTGACACTAATCATAAGTCTGATCAAGTTACTGGAAATCATCCCATACACGAGTTTACAGCATTGTCACATTCTGCAAATAAACTACTATTTGTGGGCTCTCCTGATTCATTTAGATGTACTGGAAATATAACACCCCCCTTAGAGGAATCTGGTTTGCCTGTGGCCGAGGTATGTGTCGCAAATAGTGCAACTTTGTCGTCCATAGGTAAAAGCATTTCAAAGTTGAAAACTCCTAAGACTACTCCCAACACATCTACTCTCGAAGAAGGAATTGACAAATTGAAACACAGGTTTTCAAAAGACAGGAGACAAGGAACTGACACTAATCATAAGTCTGATCAAGTTACTGGAAGTCATGTACACGAGTTTACAACATTGTCACATTCTGCAAATAAACTAGTGTTTATGGGTTCTCCTGATTCATTCAGATGTACTGGAAATATAACTCCCCCCTTAGAGGAATCTGGTTTGCCTGTGCCCGAGGTACATGTCGCAAATAGTGTGACTTTGTCGTCCATACGGAAAAGCATTTCAAAGTTGAAAATTCCTAAGACTACTCCCAACGCATCTACTCTCAAAGAAGGAATTGACAAATTGAAACACAGGTTATCAAATTACTCTCCAGGGACTTCTTTATTTAGTGAAAGAGATTTTGAAAACAAGCAGGTTGGAACTCTTACCGCTCCTTTGGAAGAACAGCCATTTAGTTTAAATTTGGAGAATAACATGCATCGAAGTTTGATCACTACTGATGATCATGTTGTTGATTCTTTGATAAATATTAGCAAGTTGAGCCAAAATACAGAAACTGTGGCCATCAAAACGGATGAAGAAACTGTGGCCACCAAAACGGATGAAGAAACTGTGGCCACCAAAAAGGATGAGGAAAAAAATTGTTTGGTTTCAGCCAATGTTTCTGACAATGATAAAAATCTCAAGCCTGTGGATACTGGCGCTTCTCCCTTGCTTAAGACTCATATAACAAGAGTTGCAGATTTTGACATGGCTGATGGCACAGCTGAAAAAAGAAAAGATGAAATTCTAACTGCTATGCATGCCAAACCTTTTTCTTCTCCTGTAAAATCATTTGACCATGCTTTATCACCATCTGTAGAATGTCAAAGTAATCGCCATGGTGAGTTGAAGCAAATGGAAATGCAGAATGAGTATGTTAATAGTGGTTTAGGACAAACCATTGAATATGACCGACGGACTGTAGCCAAAAAATTGGATTTGTCTGGTGTTGGAAACAGCGAACAACCTAGCTCACCTTTTGAGGATGCACAG GGGGCATTAAAGGGAAAACTGGGCAGGAGTCCTAAAAGATTTCTAAATCTAAGCAGCCCTATTAAAGCAGCAACAACTGTGTTGCCCTCCCTGCAAGAGACTCCCAGTGATATCCGTGACCTGTCTCACAGGATTGATTCTGATGGGCATGGTGTTGATCTTGATAACAACTACCATCGGACACTCCAAGCACCTCAGAGTCTTACCAAAACTGGTATCGAGGTTTCTTCTGGGGGAAAAAGGGAAGCTTCCGAGATATTAAGTAATGGAGACAATAGACAAAAAGGAAAGGTTTCTTCC TTCGATGCTATCCAAGAAGCAACAACTGTGTTGCCCTCCCTGCAAAAGCCTACCAGTGATATTCGAGATCTGTCTCAGAGGTATAATTTTGATGGACATGGTGTTGGTTTTAATAACAGCCACCATCCGGAATTCCAAGTTTCCCAGAGTCCTCTTACGAAAACTGGTATTGAGGTTTCTTCTGGGAAAAAGAGGAAGGGTTTCATATTAAGTGATGGAGACAATGTAGATAGGATAGGGAGGATTGACAGAAGTCCAGAGGTTCATATGCGTGGGAATGGAGATCTACCATTTGTTTTGGAGCAAACACGTTATATGAGAAGTGAAAGAGAAAAGTTTGGAGATCAGACGTGGAATGATTGGGACCAA ATTCTACCAAGATTCTCAACCAGCACAGAACAGTTGCTTTCTCCGTCGTTTGCTAAGCTAAATTTGAGATCG ATTGGCATGCTGGAGGATATTTTGGTTAATCTGCAGAAAGTTAAGAAATGGGATATTCTGTCTTCTGAAATTCATTCTCAG GAATTTGCAGATCCTCAAAATACCCGACACAAAAG AGTTGTGGAAGTGAAAATGTTGCTTTTTAATATTGTATATAAGAGGgccaagctacaattaatgaatGTTAAGCGTGACAGATTACTG AAAAAGGCACAACAGCTGAGTTCTGGGCTTCAAGAGACTCAGATGATAAAAAATTCAATGCTATGTTCTGCTCAGGGTGGACCGGTTGACATTCAAGCTGATGATAGTCATATCAATACAAGACTTTTTGATTCCCAAGGAAACTGTCAG GTTTCTTGCAATAAAGGGATGGAAGTGAGGCAGGAGCTTGAAAGTTTGAATCAGAAAGCAAAATCTTTAAGTGAATTCTTTTATAGTCACTGCAAGATGGAAGGGGATCAAAGCTGTACGAACATCCTCAAATCTGTTCCTGATTATTTGGAAAAGAGAACGTCTTATAAGTTGGTTTTCCAGAAATTGAAG TTGTGGGATATTGAAGATTTTGAGCGTAAGGATGATTATCACCTAATAACTCTCAACTATCGCGGATATATCATCCAAAG GTTCACAGTAAATGCTGGTCTATCAAGCATTATAGTATCAAATAGCTTGAATGATGTGAATATTGGAAAG ACCTATCCAAATATGGATGCTTTCTCTGCATTTCTGTTTGCTTTAAATCCACTTACCACTAGCAAATGCACAGGTCAAATCAGTATGGCACAAGAAACACAA